Proteins from a genomic interval of Candidatus Flexicrinis proximus:
- a CDS encoding toll/interleukin-1 receptor domain-containing protein: MNPKHVFISYKHEEHSRLLLETLVGKLKDHGYAVWYDKHIDGGSRWRIEIDRALDAAFAVIVIVTPASSNSTYVIYEWAYALATRKAVIPILLEGDRTTIHPRIDELHFRDFRKQFKEEWEEVLQDIENEARIAGIQSAVGWSERAPTQPSRTDEIPVVRVLSEDDHELLTEFFRLVPDRLISKLQVMDLLESRDLDGTRSFTTLLSWIIALHDYTDGQPFDKMADRRLADLLGATCRKILFLESKHNESSSSDDDEFIDYDEAETGRVAITELQAAYRKLRTYISRSYPGFHLP; this comes from the coding sequence ATGAACCCTAAACACGTGTTTATCTCTTATAAACACGAGGAGCATTCGCGTCTTCTACTCGAGACGCTCGTTGGAAAACTCAAGGATCACGGCTACGCAGTCTGGTATGACAAGCACATCGATGGAGGCAGCCGCTGGCGAATCGAAATCGACCGTGCGCTGGATGCCGCTTTCGCCGTGATTGTCATTGTCACGCCGGCCTCCTCGAATTCGACTTACGTCATCTACGAGTGGGCCTACGCGCTCGCCACCCGAAAGGCCGTCATCCCGATCCTGCTTGAAGGCGATCGCACCACCATTCATCCACGCATCGACGAACTGCACTTCCGCGACTTCCGCAAGCAGTTCAAAGAAGAATGGGAGGAGGTTCTGCAGGACATTGAAAACGAGGCGCGTATCGCCGGGATCCAGAGCGCCGTCGGCTGGTCCGAGCGCGCGCCGACCCAGCCCTCACGAACCGACGAAATCCCCGTTGTCCGCGTTCTGAGCGAGGATGATCACGAGCTGTTAACCGAGTTTTTCCGCCTGGTTCCTGACCGCCTCATCAGCAAGCTCCAGGTGATGGACCTGCTGGAGAGCAGAGACCTCGACGGCACGCGCAGTTTCACTACGCTCCTGTCCTGGATCATCGCCCTCCACGACTACACGGATGGCCAGCCTTTCGACAAAATGGCCGACCGGCGGCTGGCAGACCTGCTGGGCGCCACCTGCCGCAAAATCCTCTTTCTTGAATCGAAGCACAACGAGTCCTCGTCGTCCGATGATGATGAATTTATCGACTACGACGAAGCTGAAACCGGTCGTGTCGCCATCACCGAACTGCAGGCCGCCTACCGCAAGCTGCGCACCTATATCTCACGGTCGTATCCCGGCTTTCACCTGCCCTAG
- the yjjX gene encoding inosine/xanthosine triphosphatase: MRIIVASTNPVKIESARRGITALFGQAEALGVEVVSGVSDQPFGNEETLRGAINRAQAARSLHPEADFAVGIEGGVEELDDDLLAMAWVVIIDRAGKMGKARSGSFVLPREVTALIKFEGLELGDADDRVFGKSDSKRKNGSVGLLTGDVITRADFYTPAVTLALIPFKNPTFTF, from the coding sequence ATGCGGATCATTGTTGCGTCCACGAATCCGGTCAAGATCGAGAGCGCAAGGCGGGGAATCACGGCACTGTTCGGCCAGGCCGAGGCGTTGGGGGTCGAGGTGGTGTCCGGCGTGTCGGATCAGCCGTTCGGGAACGAGGAGACGCTGCGGGGCGCGATCAACCGCGCGCAGGCCGCCCGGTCGCTGCATCCTGAAGCAGATTTCGCAGTCGGGATCGAGGGTGGAGTCGAGGAACTGGACGACGACCTGCTGGCGATGGCATGGGTGGTCATCATTGACCGGGCCGGCAAGATGGGCAAGGCGCGGAGTGGGTCGTTTGTGCTGCCACGAGAAGTGACGGCGCTTATTAAGTTCGAGGGACTCGAACTGGGGGACGCGGACGACCGCGTGTTTGGAAAGTCGGACAGTAAGCGCAAGAATGGCTCGGTTGGGCTGCTCACCGGGGATGTGATCACGCGGGCGGATTTCTATACGCCAGCGGTGACGCTGGCGCTGATCCCGTTTAAAAACCCGACGTTCACGTTTTAA
- a CDS encoding CPBP family intramembrane metalloprotease — MFRRIMQRIAQPEPTPPWNVVYATGAAVGAFAAIIIGTTVGSLLGEQTPFRIVLSWIIGMVLIALYLTLARNRTEADGRALALTQPIPRWQLIILLSFGVGAVLDLLSLFVTGTPSVIGEFVPLFNSAAGPAVGDNLPTWLMTGLLLVVFQPVAEGLVFRGVAYPALRATLGPVEGFVMTAVWHGIFHLVAYSTPGEGNFATWWYTLLLPVLCGLYIGAVRAYTGSTRASIFAQMGLGLFFIARALTLIG; from the coding sequence ATGTTTCGACGCATTATGCAGCGTATTGCGCAGCCCGAACCGACTCCGCCGTGGAATGTCGTGTATGCGACCGGGGCGGCGGTCGGCGCGTTTGCCGCGATCATCATCGGCACAACGGTCGGATCGCTGCTAGGCGAGCAGACGCCGTTCAGGATCGTGCTGTCGTGGATTATCGGGATGGTGCTGATCGCGCTGTACCTGACGCTGGCGCGGAACCGGACCGAGGCCGATGGGCGGGCGCTGGCGCTGACCCAGCCAATTCCGCGCTGGCAGCTGATCATCCTGCTCAGTTTTGGAGTCGGGGCAGTGCTGGACCTGCTGAGCCTGTTCGTGACAGGCACGCCGTCGGTGATCGGTGAGTTTGTGCCGCTGTTCAACTCGGCGGCCGGGCCGGCGGTGGGTGACAACCTGCCGACCTGGCTGATGACCGGGCTGCTGCTGGTGGTGTTCCAGCCGGTGGCTGAAGGACTGGTATTCCGCGGCGTGGCATATCCGGCGCTGCGGGCGACACTCGGGCCGGTCGAAGGGTTCGTGATGACGGCGGTGTGGCACGGCATCTTCCATCTGGTGGCGTACTCGACGCCGGGCGAGGGGAACTTCGCGACGTGGTGGTATACGCTGCTGCTGCCGGTTCTGTGCGGCCTGTATATCGGAGCAGTACGGGCCTATACCGGCTCGACGCGAGCCTCGATCTTCGCGCAAATGGGGTTGGGCCTGTTTTTCATCGCCCGCGCACTGACACTGATAGGATAA
- a CDS encoding mechanosensitive ion channel family protein: MLDQLPVFASMSPGLRELILRLVALIAALILIFLARRIVTVLALIPLRKLNERFNTSTPERLLGIVLGPVRLVLIAVAMTVSVQLLIPNDTFFGGFVNVMSRTLITFAVLTLIYRLVDLLLPSGNQLASITGIRVEERLIPFLRVGVKLFVLAIGIVVIIQELGYDVSGLIAGIGVGGLAISLAAQDTIANLFGFASIVGDSPFSVGEYVKTPDAEGTVEHVGLRSTRLRQTDQTLITLPNNKLANSAISNMSRMSKRRVDILLRMSYDTSSSQMTQLLTSIRDLLNHWPSVEPESQQVFFSKFSDHALEVIVRCFIRRLTWAEMMAEQEAIQIRVMQIIEESHLTLAPPMQSIPPGQ; the protein is encoded by the coding sequence ATGCTCGATCAGCTTCCCGTCTTTGCCAGCATGTCCCCCGGCCTCCGGGAACTCATCCTGCGTTTAGTCGCCCTCATCGCCGCGTTAATTCTGATCTTCCTCGCGCGCCGCATCGTGACCGTGCTGGCCTTGATCCCGCTGCGGAAACTCAATGAGCGCTTCAACACCAGCACGCCTGAGCGCCTGCTTGGGATCGTCCTCGGGCCGGTACGTCTGGTATTGATCGCCGTCGCCATGACAGTCAGTGTTCAGCTCCTGATCCCCAACGACACCTTCTTTGGCGGTTTCGTCAACGTCATGTCGCGCACCCTCATCACCTTTGCCGTCCTGACCCTCATTTACCGCCTCGTCGATCTGCTCCTCCCGTCCGGCAATCAGCTGGCATCTATCACCGGCATCCGGGTCGAGGAACGCCTGATCCCCTTCCTGCGCGTCGGCGTCAAGCTCTTTGTTCTGGCCATCGGCATCGTCGTCATCATTCAGGAGTTGGGATACGACGTCTCTGGCCTGATCGCCGGTATCGGTGTCGGCGGTTTGGCGATCTCTCTCGCCGCGCAGGACACCATCGCCAACCTCTTCGGCTTCGCCTCGATCGTCGGCGACAGCCCGTTTTCGGTCGGGGAGTATGTCAAAACCCCCGACGCCGAAGGAACCGTCGAGCACGTCGGGCTGCGCTCCACCCGCCTGCGCCAAACCGACCAGACCCTCATCACCCTGCCCAACAACAAACTCGCCAACAGCGCTATCAGCAATATGTCGCGTATGTCCAAGCGCCGTGTCGACATCCTGCTCCGCATGAGCTACGACACGTCCAGCAGCCAAATGACCCAGCTCCTCACCAGCATCCGCGATCTCCTCAACCACTGGCCTTCCGTCGAGCCGGAGTCGCAGCAGGTCTTCTTCAGCAAATTCAGCGATCACGCGCTGGAGGTCATCGTCCGCTGCTTCATCCGCAGGCTCACCTGGGCCGAAATGATGGCCGAGCAGGAAGCCATCCAGATCCGCGTCATGCAGATCATCGAGGAGTCGCACCTCACACTCGCCCCGCCTATGCAGTCGATCCCACCCGGCCAATAA
- a CDS encoding putative DNA binding domain-containing protein, which yields MASKKASRQTWYRADLHLHTPASVDYLEAGTGYIDILRRADALGLEIIAITDHNTVNGYATMLHEVERLQFLQNLGRATADEQRLVAEYRRLLDKILVLPGFEFTATFGFHILGIFAPSTPIRVLEHLLLSLNVPPHALDVGSSEVGASADVLTAYRMINEAGGIVIAAHVNSAHGVAMVGLDFGGQTRIAYTQDRHLHALEVTDLTKRDRRTTARFFDGTKAEYPRKMRAVQGSDAHRLDSIRDKNGRVTYPGIGERVTEYLLPERSFEALLELFQSSDFSRSRAYQPNHKPQDYVQLAREEGPSVIQAFHETPDMKGALSAIICDVCAFANTNGGTLYIGAGPDKKKPPTGLRDARGVQDMLEREIRKSITPNLSVEMDVQETQGKQVVRVQVPFGDERPYAIEESKIYVRDEAETNLAWRDEIVNLVKQGLALRGDIPEAPAPSTTQEVPVVPAMSAAPTPAAPAPAEVMAQTPSIEPPRAGVEIVSGEDRDGTRYYAMRDLRNGNVVRNVTRSSARLLWHYAIKTAESEPVNVSKVQWHGEIGLVRRYVSKGDTRHDLAHRMPDGTVRTYFGVTEAAMQDSPWQVFVAEDNAQ from the coding sequence GTGGCCTCAAAAAAAGCATCCCGTCAGACGTGGTACCGCGCGGACCTGCACCTGCACACACCGGCATCGGTCGATTACCTTGAAGCCGGCACGGGATACATCGATATCCTGCGGCGGGCCGATGCACTCGGGCTGGAAATCATCGCGATCACCGACCATAACACGGTTAACGGCTATGCGACGATGCTGCACGAGGTCGAGCGACTGCAATTCCTGCAAAATCTAGGTCGAGCGACGGCAGACGAGCAGAGGCTGGTGGCAGAATACCGCCGCCTGCTGGACAAGATCCTGGTGCTGCCGGGGTTTGAATTCACGGCGACTTTCGGGTTCCATATCCTGGGCATTTTTGCGCCGAGCACGCCGATCAGGGTGCTGGAACACCTGCTGCTGAGCCTGAACGTGCCGCCGCATGCGCTGGACGTGGGAAGCAGTGAAGTTGGCGCGTCGGCCGATGTGCTGACGGCGTACCGGATGATCAACGAGGCAGGCGGGATCGTGATCGCGGCGCACGTCAACAGCGCGCACGGGGTGGCGATGGTCGGGCTGGATTTTGGCGGCCAGACGCGGATTGCGTATACACAGGACCGGCATCTGCACGCTCTGGAAGTGACGGACCTGACCAAGCGCGACCGGCGGACTACGGCCCGTTTCTTCGACGGGACCAAAGCAGAATATCCGCGGAAGATGCGCGCGGTGCAAGGCAGCGATGCGCACCGGCTGGACAGCATCCGCGATAAGAACGGGCGCGTGACATACCCGGGTATCGGGGAACGGGTGACGGAATACCTGCTGCCGGAACGGTCATTCGAGGCGCTGCTGGAACTGTTTCAGTCGAGCGACTTTTCGCGCTCGCGGGCCTACCAGCCGAACCACAAGCCGCAGGATTACGTGCAGCTGGCCCGCGAGGAAGGCCCAAGCGTGATTCAGGCTTTCCACGAAACGCCGGACATGAAAGGCGCGCTGAGCGCGATCATCTGTGACGTGTGCGCGTTCGCCAACACCAACGGCGGGACGCTGTATATCGGAGCGGGGCCGGATAAGAAGAAGCCGCCGACCGGACTGCGAGATGCGCGAGGCGTTCAGGACATGCTGGAACGCGAAATCCGCAAGTCGATCACGCCGAACCTCAGCGTCGAGATGGACGTGCAGGAAACTCAGGGGAAACAGGTGGTACGGGTGCAGGTGCCGTTTGGCGATGAGCGTCCGTATGCCATCGAAGAGAGCAAGATATATGTGCGCGACGAGGCGGAGACGAACCTGGCCTGGCGCGACGAGATTGTGAACCTGGTCAAACAGGGACTGGCGCTGCGAGGTGATATACCGGAAGCGCCAGCGCCGTCGACGACGCAGGAAGTACCGGTAGTGCCGGCGATGAGTGCTGCGCCCACCCCCGCGGCGCCGGCTCCGGCCGAAGTGATGGCACAAACGCCGTCGATTGAGCCGCCACGCGCAGGCGTTGAGATTGTGAGCGGCGAAGACCGCGACGGGACGCGCTATTATGCGATGCGCGACCTGCGGAACGGGAATGTGGTCAGGAACGTAACGCGCAGTTCGGCGCGGCTGCTGTGGCACTACGCGATCAAGACGGCAGAGAGCGAGCCGGTCAACGTATCAAAGGTACAGTGGCATGGCGAGATCGGGCTGGTGCGGCGCTATGTGAGCAAAGGCGATACACGGCATGACCTGGCGCACCGGATGCCGGACGGGACGGTGCGGACGTATTTTGGGGTGACCGAAGCCGCCATGCAGGACTCGCCGTGGCAGGTGTTCGTGGCCGAGGATAACGCGCAGTAG
- a CDS encoding response regulator, protein MTRVMIVDDELEMSRLLKMLLEMEGFTVATSPTGKGALEKAALEAPDVFMVDYHLHDMSGEDLIRKLRADPALASVPIVVASGRDVEPEVKRAGATDFMLKPFEPDALIETLKRLAADAAVSAAPAQVEAAPAAEVKTEPQPTAPAEAASVSEVPPAPSPVQPISDLTAPAPSGMAAPTEPLVPPPPSTSKG, encoded by the coding sequence GTGACGCGAGTCATGATTGTCGACGACGAGCTAGAGATGTCGCGGCTGTTGAAAATGCTGCTGGAAATGGAAGGGTTCACGGTGGCAACGTCGCCAACAGGCAAGGGCGCGCTCGAAAAGGCCGCCCTGGAAGCCCCGGACGTGTTCATGGTCGATTATCACCTGCACGATATGAGCGGCGAAGATCTGATCCGCAAGCTTCGGGCAGACCCCGCGCTGGCGTCGGTCCCGATTGTGGTGGCGTCAGGGCGAGACGTGGAGCCCGAAGTGAAGCGGGCGGGCGCGACGGATTTCATGCTCAAGCCATTTGAGCCGGACGCGTTGATCGAGACATTGAAGCGGCTTGCGGCTGATGCGGCTGTAAGTGCGGCACCGGCTCAGGTCGAGGCCGCGCCGGCAGCGGAAGTGAAGACCGAGCCGCAGCCCACAGCGCCTGCCGAGGCGGCCTCTGTGTCTGAGGTGCCACCGGCACCCTCGCCAGTACAGCCGATTTCAGACCTCACCGCGCCGGCACCCAGTGGCATGGCTGCGCCGACAGAACCGCTGGTTCCACCGCCGCCTTCGACCTCGAAAGGATAG
- a CDS encoding 6-phosphofructokinase, protein MRRVAVLTSGGDAPGMNAAIRGVVRSGIYYGWDMYGVRQGFAGMMRGDIKPMGARDVGGIIQQGGTFLGSARAPEFKTEAGQLKALRELNRLEIDAVAVIGGNGSQTGAYALSKHGIPVVGIASTIDNDLAGSEITIGVDTALNIALEAIDRLKTTASSHQRAFLVEVMGRDCGYLALMAGLAGGAECISIPEMPISPEQIAAKLQDSFQRGKTHGLVVVAEGAEYNAEALGKFLQEYMSDQVGFEVRATTLGHVQRGGIPTAADRLLGSRLSAYAMQLLSEGKYNMLAGQIANQMAATPLAEVAGKHKPFPKELFDLAEVLAR, encoded by the coding sequence ATTAGGCGTGTTGCGGTACTGACGAGCGGTGGTGATGCCCCCGGAATGAACGCAGCCATCCGCGGCGTCGTTCGCAGCGGCATCTACTACGGGTGGGACATGTACGGCGTGCGTCAGGGTTTCGCTGGCATGATGCGCGGCGATATCAAGCCGATGGGCGCCCGTGACGTCGGCGGCATTATCCAGCAGGGCGGCACCTTCCTCGGCAGCGCCCGCGCGCCGGAGTTCAAGACCGAAGCAGGCCAGCTCAAAGCCCTGCGCGAACTGAACCGCCTCGAAATCGACGCAGTCGCCGTCATCGGCGGCAACGGCTCGCAGACTGGCGCCTATGCCCTCAGCAAGCATGGCATCCCCGTCGTCGGCATCGCCTCTACCATCGACAACGACCTCGCCGGCTCGGAAATCACCATCGGCGTCGATACCGCCCTCAATATCGCCCTTGAAGCCATCGACCGCCTCAAGACCACCGCCTCCTCCCACCAGCGCGCTTTCCTGGTCGAGGTCATGGGCCGCGACTGCGGCTATCTCGCCCTCATGGCTGGCCTCGCCGGCGGTGCCGAATGCATCAGCATCCCTGAAATGCCCATCTCGCCTGAACAGATCGCCGCCAAACTCCAGGACTCGTTCCAGCGTGGCAAGACCCACGGCCTGGTCGTCGTGGCCGAAGGCGCCGAATACAACGCCGAAGCCCTCGGCAAATTCCTTCAGGAATATATGTCCGACCAGGTCGGCTTTGAGGTCCGTGCCACCACCCTCGGCCATGTCCAGCGCGGTGGCATTCCCACAGCCGCCGATCGTCTGCTCGGTTCCCGACTCTCGGCCTACGCCATGCAGCTTCTGTCCGAAGGCAAGTACAACATGCTCGCCGGCCAGATCGCCAATCAGATGGCCGCCACGCCGCTGGCCGAGGTCGCCGGCAAACACAAGCCGTTCCCAAAAGAATTGTTCGACCTCGCGGAAGTCCTCGCGCGCTGA
- a CDS encoding phenylacetate--CoA ligase family protein, producing the protein MSDHDSRIRELVAHAYQHAPAVKRIMDDAGVSPADVQGVVDLGKIPVTSKDKLVELHHANPPFGGFLAIEADDLPRIYISPGPIFDPQPVNPDGNEAALEVFKYVGFGRGDRVLNTFMYHLVPAGILLDDGLRAVGATVIPMGPGNTELQIMAMQALKANGFVGQPSYLMTILDKCAEMGIPKEAVPIKKALFSAEPYTPMQRARFEGEYGMRTTSGYGTADIGLVAYTMDGVQGFAVTDGLHMQVCDPQTGAPLPDGEVGEVVVTVFNKAYPLIRFGTGDLGVMSPAVDPRLSGRQHLLGLFGRSGEAVKVRGMFMHPNQVRMALGRFAGVVTGAQAVITRPENRDVVHLKVELSGDAPAGLDEQIKGAVEMLTRLRVDSVEFVTAGALGGGGKVVVDERKWD; encoded by the coding sequence ATGTCAGATCACGACAGTAGGATCCGCGAACTGGTTGCGCATGCCTATCAGCACGCGCCGGCGGTGAAGCGCATTATGGATGACGCCGGGGTGAGTCCGGCCGACGTTCAGGGCGTGGTGGATCTGGGGAAGATCCCGGTCACGAGCAAGGATAAGCTGGTCGAACTGCACCATGCCAACCCGCCCTTCGGCGGGTTTCTGGCGATTGAGGCGGACGACCTGCCGCGCATTTACATCTCTCCCGGGCCGATCTTCGACCCGCAGCCGGTGAACCCCGACGGGAACGAGGCCGCGCTGGAAGTGTTCAAGTACGTCGGATTCGGGCGCGGCGACCGCGTGCTGAATACGTTCATGTACCATCTGGTGCCGGCGGGGATCCTGCTGGACGACGGGCTGCGCGCGGTGGGTGCGACGGTCATCCCGATGGGGCCGGGGAATACCGAACTGCAGATCATGGCAATGCAGGCGCTGAAAGCGAACGGGTTTGTCGGGCAGCCGAGCTACCTGATGACGATTTTGGACAAGTGCGCCGAAATGGGCATCCCGAAAGAGGCCGTGCCGATCAAAAAGGCGCTGTTCAGCGCGGAACCGTACACGCCGATGCAGCGGGCGCGGTTCGAGGGCGAGTATGGGATGCGGACGACGAGCGGATACGGAACGGCCGATATCGGACTGGTGGCGTATACGATGGATGGCGTGCAGGGGTTCGCGGTGACGGACGGTTTGCATATGCAGGTATGCGATCCGCAGACCGGCGCGCCGCTCCCCGATGGCGAAGTCGGTGAAGTGGTGGTCACGGTATTCAACAAGGCTTACCCGCTGATCCGGTTCGGGACCGGCGACCTTGGCGTGATGTCCCCGGCGGTGGATCCTCGGCTCAGCGGACGCCAGCACCTGCTGGGGCTGTTCGGGCGAAGCGGGGAGGCGGTGAAGGTGCGCGGCATGTTCATGCACCCGAACCAGGTGCGGATGGCGCTGGGCCGGTTCGCTGGCGTGGTGACGGGCGCGCAGGCGGTGATCACGCGGCCGGAAAACCGCGATGTGGTGCATCTGAAGGTCGAACTGTCGGGAGACGCACCGGCGGGGCTGGACGAACAGATCAAAGGCGCGGTGGAAATGCTGACCCGACTGCGGGTCGACTCGGTTGAATTTGTAACGGCCGGAGCGCTGGGTGGCGGTGGTAAAGTGGTCGTCGACGAGCGGAAATGGGACTGA
- a CDS encoding ABC transporter ATP-binding protein has protein sequence MLAVNNIEVIYNSVILVLRGVSFNVADGQIVSLLGPNGAGKSTTLKAISGLLRSEQGEVTRGSITWQDKRMDILAPEDIVRRGLIQVIEGRPLFRHLSVEENLMTGAMVFEGARHAKTDLERVFHFFPRLRDMRKRVSGYLSGGEGQMLVIGRALMGHPKLIMLDEPSLGLAPMLVEEIFEIVQNIRRASGVGVLLVEQNARAALGIADHGYVMENGRIVLDGPAAQLRENEDIKEFYLGLNQLGERKSYRDVKHYKRRKRWLG, from the coding sequence ATGTTGGCAGTCAATAACATCGAAGTGATTTACAACAGCGTGATCCTGGTGCTGCGCGGGGTGTCGTTTAACGTGGCAGACGGGCAGATCGTTTCGCTGCTGGGGCCGAACGGCGCGGGAAAGTCGACGACGCTGAAGGCGATCAGCGGACTGCTGCGGAGCGAACAGGGCGAGGTGACGCGCGGCAGCATCACCTGGCAGGACAAGCGGATGGACATTCTGGCGCCGGAGGACATCGTGCGGCGTGGCCTGATCCAGGTGATCGAGGGACGTCCATTATTCCGGCATCTGAGCGTCGAGGAAAACCTGATGACCGGCGCGATGGTCTTTGAAGGTGCGCGGCACGCCAAGACCGACCTGGAGCGGGTGTTCCATTTCTTTCCGCGGCTGCGGGATATGCGGAAGCGCGTGAGCGGCTATCTGTCCGGCGGCGAAGGGCAGATGCTGGTGATCGGACGGGCGCTGATGGGGCATCCGAAACTGATCATGCTGGATGAACCTTCGCTGGGGCTGGCGCCGATGTTAGTGGAAGAAATCTTCGAGATTGTGCAGAACATCCGACGCGCATCGGGGGTGGGGGTGCTGTTGGTGGAGCAGAATGCGCGCGCGGCACTGGGGATCGCCGATCACGGGTACGTGATGGAAAACGGGCGAATCGTGCTGGACGGACCGGCGGCGCAACTGCGCGAGAACGAAGATATCAAAGAGTTTTATTTGGGACTGAACCAACTCGGCGAGCGCAAGAGTTACCGCGACGTGAAGCATTATAAGCGGCGCAAGCGGTGGCTGGGGTAA
- a CDS encoding ABC transporter substrate-binding protein, with the protein MRKALLLILLALVIAIPATAQDETLPEWITHTPCEVDLTGQTVTIYHFGDISGSYAFITQPLLAGLADAMAYYNARGGICGATIAADNRDTAGDPAQVQAAYDYYSTLEDKPDAIVLYASGDSELLRTQLAEDEIPVMISAGSVAGLYGETGQEPGWIYASNPLYVDQFGAYCDFVAANAETYPEPVIGYISWPGAFGAAAFMPEAIAHCEGLGIDVLDTPEFFLPTATDITTNVQNLVDAGANILYTNSLATGPFMVAKTVVDLGLEDDVKLGGVNWALDTSVALLSRTALGSDGLPAVNGLVGSVPFHWYSERTHPGIALILEQAAANERGLPLQNVSYLLGFGLVDTYVELYAQAVNEAGSLEAVDGALMQSIIQGMDYRPLDLYHFNYPEGMRSTSANRMATMLFLNKTMDGPATSGEDALTVDAGDGTQLFIPLIVPLSEFAPAPDLRPGMGE; encoded by the coding sequence ATGCGTAAAGCACTTCTATTGATTCTCCTTGCGCTGGTGATTGCAATCCCTGCGACGGCGCAGGACGAGACACTGCCCGAATGGATCACGCACACTCCGTGTGAAGTCGATCTGACCGGCCAGACGGTTACGATTTATCACTTTGGCGATATCAGCGGCAGCTATGCGTTCATCACCCAGCCACTGCTGGCAGGGCTGGCGGACGCGATGGCGTACTACAATGCGCGTGGCGGTATCTGCGGCGCGACGATTGCCGCGGATAACCGCGACACGGCAGGCGATCCGGCGCAGGTACAGGCTGCGTACGATTACTACAGCACGCTGGAAGACAAGCCCGACGCGATCGTGCTGTACGCCTCCGGCGACAGCGAACTGCTGCGCACGCAGCTGGCTGAAGACGAAATTCCGGTGATGATCTCGGCGGGTTCGGTTGCCGGTCTGTATGGCGAAACCGGACAGGAACCGGGCTGGATTTATGCCTCGAACCCGCTGTATGTGGATCAGTTCGGCGCGTACTGCGATTTCGTCGCGGCCAATGCCGAGACCTATCCTGAGCCGGTGATCGGCTACATCAGCTGGCCGGGCGCGTTCGGCGCAGCGGCGTTCATGCCAGAGGCGATCGCTCACTGCGAAGGCCTGGGCATCGACGTGCTGGATACGCCGGAATTCTTCCTGCCGACCGCGACAGACATCACGACCAACGTCCAGAACCTGGTGGACGCGGGCGCGAACATCCTATACACGAACTCCCTGGCAACCGGGCCGTTCATGGTCGCCAAGACAGTCGTAGACCTGGGCCTGGAAGACGACGTGAAGCTGGGCGGCGTGAACTGGGCGTTGGACACCTCGGTGGCGCTCCTGAGCCGCACAGCGCTGGGCAGCGACGGCCTGCCGGCGGTCAACGGCCTGGTCGGATCGGTTCCGTTCCATTGGTACAGCGAGCGCACGCATCCGGGGATCGCGCTGATCCTCGAACAGGCCGCGGCTAACGAGCGCGGGCTGCCGCTGCAGAACGTCTCGTACCTGCTGGGCTTCGGTCTGGTGGACACGTATGTCGAACTGTACGCGCAGGCGGTCAACGAAGCCGGCAGCCTGGAAGCGGTCGACGGCGCGCTGATGCAGTCGATCATTCAGGGCATGGATTACCGCCCGCTTGACCTGTATCACTTCAACTACCCAGAAGGTATGCGTTCGACCAGCGCCAACCGTATGGCGACCATGCTGTTCCTGAACAAGACGATGGACGGCCCGGCCACCAGCGGCGAAGACGCGCTGACGGTCGATGCCGGTGACGGCACGCAGCTGTTCATCCCGCTGATCGTTCCTTTGAGCGAATTTGCCCCGGCACCGGACCTGCGTCCTGGCATGGGTGAATAG